From Salminus brasiliensis chromosome 12, fSalBra1.hap2, whole genome shotgun sequence:
ataaacctTGTTCAGACTAATTTATTGCTCATATGCTCAGACTGGCTACAACCACGTCCtcatctgctgtgtgtttgggcCCTTAGCTGCAGAAAATGATGCGTCTGCGAGGGAAGGGTTTGACCGAGGAGGAGCAGAAGGACAGTGGAGGAGAACAgaaagatgaagatgagggTCTTGGGCCGCGATCCAACGTCAGCCTGTTGGACCAGCACCAGCACCTCAAGGAAAAAGCAGAGGGTACGACACACGCCTACAGTTCTGCTGGCGTACAGACACAGGCAGTTTCTCAGTATTTTTGTATTCCTGCCTGTTAGATGTTAGATGTACTCTAAAAGCTGCTCTTTTTATTTCTGTAGCTCGTAAGGAGTCGGCAAAGGAGAAACagctgaaggaggaggagaagatcCTGGAGAGTGTGGCTGAGGGCAGAGGCAAGTCCATCACTACTATGTAACGTAATAACGACAACGTGCCCGTTGTCATTACCGCACTTGGAAGTGATTTAGGTGTGATATATAAATAGTGTGTGAAAAATATGTAACACAGCTAAAATAtagttatttattatatatcatatatatatataatgtgtgtttgtgtatgtatatgtagacatatataaacatattaaacAAGAACCTACTGGCACTATGCCGattaatgccaggagtgggctagaggggtattaacacccccccccccctccagcaTGGAGCAttggagctgtgttctcagtatgttggggatgatgaggtggagtggtgatcaatcatccaacatcctcactaatgctcttgtcactgaattaAAGCAGTGAgctccaatatctagtagaaagccatctcCAAAACCTggacagttgtgtgtgtgtgtttttttcccccatatatatatatatgtgtgtgtgtgtgtgtgtgtgtgtcccaatacttttgtccatgcagtgcgtgcatgtgtgtaaaaTAAATCACGCTGACCTTTTTTGATTATGTTCTTAAGTTTTTAAACCCAGTGTTTTAATAagtccacctgtctgtctcttcCAGCTTTAATGTCTGTCAAGGAAATGGCCAAAGGCATCACCTATGAAGACCCTATTAAAACAAGGTGAGGCATCACTTGCTTCTGCTCCGTTTAATGCATCGCTGCACCACAGGCTGTGTGCTGGCTGATATCCATCATTCGTTTTTTCCCTTGATTTTCTCAGTCATGTTAGAAACTGAGGACGCCTCGTGAAGAGATTTGTATttttgggttggggttaggaaCATATTCGAACATCTGGACGTTTGATGGATCTTCATATGatcaatattgagagatggaggggaTCTCACTAatcatcatcatttataaaGACTAAAGGTTACCAGAGAAAACCTAGACGAAGAGCAGGACTACAAAGCCCCAGGTGAATCTGGTGTTTTTATGACAGCAAGATTTTCTCATGAAGATCAGtccagtctctttctgatggtcgATGCTGTACCTCTACATCAGCTGTGAAACGAGACTTACCTGCTTCTTATAATAACAGTTAAACagtttaggactgttggagtcTTCTTCTTTCCTCGTCTTGTGGTCTgatctgctcttgggctgaacttgctaggatggtctgatctggccgtgctggtcagctgttcctcttgtaaaTGGTTTAGTGGACGGTGGGATGTCTGGTTTTTAACAGCCCTGAGatttttttaaaccccttctttgactcctctgcatctccacccttctttctaaaggcctcTGAGAGCTCTCTGGGTCTGgacatgatggtgatcttcttcacccctcacttcaaccatcagtccagagcagaccagactaaacgtctgaggtttaaataagactccagactcctccagaataatcctctccaaccatgttctgatcatctgcagctgatgttctgctcctgagtctgattctacacatttgaaggagtgATAAATGTGTGTTGGGGGATTGAACgttttcctcacaggaaaattacatttcttttaATTCCAtttgataaatgattattaaagaCGTTTCCTCAgctgtgtgagtttagttagatcacctccatctctcagcagGTCCAAGATTTTTCTCATGACTGCTCATACTATTGCTTAGCAGTGCTCAGTAATAGTGCTGCTATACAGAACACATGCTAAAAGTGTTTTCTTCTCACTAACTGAAGCTGGAAGGCTCCTCGTTATATATTAAGCATGCCAAAAGCACGGCATGAGCGGGTGAGGAAGAAGTATCACATCCTGGTGGAGGGCGACGGCATTCCTGCTCCCATTAAGAGCTTCAGAGAAATGAAGTTTCCTCAAGGTAACTGGCGAGTTACTGTTTTATTTAGgatttaatctccataaatgaGGTTTACACATGAGACCAGCTCTAAAACTCATATTTCTTTGTTTGTAGCAATTCTGAAAGGCCTGAAGAAGAAAGGAATTGTCCATCCAACGCCCATTCAGATCCAAGGAATCCCAACCATGTAAGATCAGTGCAGCTGCAGCTTCCCAAAACCCAAAGTTACCCAACATAGAGGCATGAGTGCCCCTgttctgcactgctgaacagAAGTGTAACTGCCTGCatgttttctgtgtaaatagttaatgctttctgcctctctctctttgtgtagTCTGTCTGGCAGAGACATGATTGGCATTGCGTTCACGGGCTCAGGAAAAACTCTGGTGTTCACTCTGCCCATCATCATGTTCTGTCTGGAGCAGGAGAAACGACTGCCCTTCTGCAAGAGGGAGGGGCCTTATGGACTCATTATCTGTCCTTCTGTAAGtattaaaacacaaaacacacacacacacacactgctgtgcagaggttttagacCCCTAATCACACAATCGAGCCTTTTTTTCAGCAGCTAtaagagagtttttactgtagaagctccagatctcatcagaacagataaagcagctgaacatgaatccagtataaaggagaaacaagagcttcttattctgaagaaagaaagtagtgagatcttgtcagtgagctagtctgaagaacagagctcggttcctccagggttctcctggacgccccccagtccagccagcacagcgtggaggatgtgttcaactccatcagcagcagcagcagcagctcacctgatttaccatcattaagccctgatttaccaccaaaccaggtgttgatctgaggagaactctaaataatactagactccatgagagaggagaactttggagacgttctaatgatgaacacactgatggagaacctccaccactttctgtaggagtgttattattagtgtttattctaatatcagtgtttaccTGAGCAGAtacacacttactgcccagataagcagctacAAAGCTCACCTCACTTGCAgctgtctttgttttttttttaatttatttattcaaaaacATTTTGCATATTCTTACATTAATAAATTgtttaattataatttataaattgtatataatataatgaaaataatatcaTACCATGAAAATCTCACACCAAGtgtgtacaagtgtgtgtgtctgtgtgtggtccAATGGGATAGGCTGTGTGTAAGCACAACGGCTTGGAATGTTGGTGTTGATGGTTGCTGTGCCTCTCTCTACCTGCAGAGGGAGCTGGCGAGACAGACCCATGGCATCATTGAGTACTACTGCAAGCTGCTGGAAGATGAAGGTGCACCACAGATGCGCTGTGCTTTGTGCATCGGAGGCATGTCGGTCAAAGAGCAGATGGAAGTTGTCAAGCAGTAAGTCTGCGGATTAAGAAGCAGTGTACTCTGCTCTCAGACCAGTTTCGGGCAGCAGTAGATGCAACCGATGAGAGAAAACCCTACTGGAAATAACtgataaataatgaaaaataatgaaataatttttAACTGATCAACTTAATTAACCCTTTTAATCTGCAGCACACCTGCTTTTACCTGATGAAAGACTGATTAGCCAGTCTAGGTTCTAGATGCTAATTAAAAGTCCTGGGCTTGCTTAAGGGGAATTTGCATGGTTTAACAAACGCAAGTAACAGTAagctgtatttattttaatattgatGCTTTTCTGAGCAAGTGAATagcttttaaataaatacaatttaaatTGCAATTATAATATAACtgttataattaatataattagaaGGATCTAAGCCTTTTACACTGTGTCGTGTGTGCTGAGGGAAAGATGCTGTTTTAGGTAAGGCTGTCAGCCAGAGGCTGTATTTTCTGTACAAGCTTTCAGGGGAAGTGGGTTTGGTTTCTAATGAAATATTGTTGTGGTCTTGCACCACAAAAAGGCTGTTAAGATTAGCTCACAACAAGCTACAACCTAAATATGAAAGCCAGTTAATGAGTGTGTCATTACATGCCTATATATACCCaggatgacgatgatgatgatgatgatgtgttttGCAGTGGGGTGCATATGATGGTGGCCACCCCAGGCCGGCTGATGGACCTGTTAAATAAGAAGATGGTGAGTCTGGATATCTGCCGTTACCTGGCTCTGGACGAGGCTGACAGGATGATTGACATGGGCTTCGAGGAGGACATTAGGACCATCTTCTCTTACTTTAAGGTAACAAACAAACGGCTGGTGCTTTGCCATTGTTGATGTCGAAATATGTGGTAAAAGCTTGTGGTAAGTGAGTTTACAGGTTCTCACTATTGGGTAATACATGCTTGAGGAGATGTTCTGGGTTTGTGGTTTAGGGCCAGAGACAGACGCTGCTCTTCAGTGCCACCATGCCCAAAAAGATTCAGAACTTTGCTAAAAGCGCGTTGGTCAAACCCATCACCATCAACGTGGGCCGAGCCGGAGCTGCGAGCTTGGACGTCATTCAGGTAAAACCCTTTACATGCTTAataaaacatatacacacacatttcatatGTATACTccctgtgtccaaatgtttgtggacaccccttctgatgaatgcatttagcagctttaagttgcatccattgctgacacagatgcatgtgcaaatgcatgcatacagcttgtctagtccctgtagaataggactctctggagcagatcaacacgaGCCTATTGGCAGGATGCTTaatgatgccaggcgtggggtagaggggtataaagacccccagcattgagctgtggagcagtggaacttggGTCTTGTTCATCAGCAGTGCTCTCCCAATTCTAGTTCAAAGTCCTCCTCTCCGACAGAAGcctatacccttgatttgaggAGAAaccgtgaatgagcaggtgtcccaatacttttgtctatttagtatTTGTATATAAAGGCGCCATTATACAAAAAAGGGGAGGGTCAGCCCTGGAGGACCAAAGTATGACATTTTCCTGCTCTGACACACTTGATTTGACCTGGCAGTTGAACAGTGACATGAACACTGTACGCCACACACTGTCGCCCTCCAGGACATGTGTTGGAAAGCCTGCTTTAAGCTCATCAAAGCTCTGTGGTCGTGCGTTTCAACAGGGACATTGATGCTCAGATTCTACAGTTGAGAAATTTATCAACTCATGTTTAGTTAGAATAGTGGGGTTGGGGCAGCGCTTCGTCGCACGCAGTCCAGCGTTACATCTCACTTGtgatgtttgtatgtgtgttttttttttacaggaagtGGAGTATGTTAAAGAGGAAGCCAAAATGGTATATCTTCTGGAGTGCTTGCAGAAAACGCCACCTCCAGTGAGTAAAGTTGCCGTTTATGGCCAAACAATTTCTGTCAGTGTACATAGGACACTTATTCACCCACCAGACAAATCAAAAGGTGTGAATACTTCTTAATACAGCCTCATGCAGAAGTCTGGGCACCCCTGGTGTAAAAAAGTCATATCCTCAAAAAAACGAATGCACAATTACTGTTAATTTTCTTACTTTCACCCGTTCAATGTGGCAAttgcaaaagtaatggcacattttaacttatttataCCATTACTTACTTATGGTACTTATACCAACGTGTATAAAATCAACAGTGTGCAAAATTTGACCTGTTGCAAATATTTGCATAAGACCTCCAGAGCTGCTGTAGACTGTTTAATAATCAGTTAATAAAGGTCAGTTCTATTTTTAAGCCAAATGGACAAGGTTCTCATGAAAGAGGAAGGGCCTCAGTATAAATACAGACACAAATGTACATGTTTATATTTACCTCTTGGTGACTCTCACTTCTAGGTGTTAATTTTTGCCGAGAAGAAAGCAGACGTGGATGCCATACATGAGTATCTGCTACTGAAAGGTGTGGAGGCAGTGGCTATCCATGGAGGCAAAGGTACTGGAAAGCTTCCATTCACCCGAGAAGGTCAAATGACCCTCTGAAGGGGCAGGGTTTAGCGTTTAGAgagccgggatatcgataacagggttgtgggttcgattcccgggctcggcaagctgccactgttgggcccttgagcaaggccctttaccctctctgctccccgggcgctggagttggctgcccaccgctctgggtgcgtgtgtgtactcactgcccctaacacgtgtgtgtgtgtgtgtgtgtgtgtgtgtgtgtgtgtgtgtgtgtgtgtgtgtgtgtgtgagtgtgtgtgtgtgtgtgtgagtgtgtgttcactaccagatgggttaaatgcggaggacacatttcgctgtacagtgacaaatacgtgcacctttacctttttaccttttgaATGGTTAActgatttatatttaaataatgttttattatatagtgtatacccttaaataaataaataataataataataataaataaatatataattataataataataataataatcatttaaaaaatgataaagCAGCTCCTGGAGCTTTGTTTTTCAGAATTTATCACCATCCATCTGTATCTCATCTACCTTCATGAAACCCCTTGCTATTTTTCAGACCAGGAGGAAAGAACGAAAGCCATCGAGGCGTTCAAGGAGGGGAAGAAGGATGTTTTGGTGGCCACTGATGTGGCGTCCAAGGGTTTGGATTTCCCCGCTATCCAGCATGTGATTAATTACGACATGCCTGAGGAAATTGAGAACTACGGTGAGAGTTCCCACCATGGCTTCAGGGCCGATGGCTGATGCTCGACGGGTCTTTTggttctttttgttttacacaagTGTTTCTCTGTCTGGTCTGCAGTCCACAGAATCGGTAGGACGGGTCGATCGGGCAAGACTGGAGTAGCCACGACTTTCATCAACAAAGGATGTGGTAAGCATGAAAGCGTATGAGTTGACCGGT
This genomic window contains:
- the ddx41 gene encoding probable ATP-dependent RNA helicase DDX41 encodes the protein MDAETRPRKRNYSGEKSGSDPSDDDDYVPYVPVKIRKQQMLQKMMRLRGKGLTEEEQKDSGGEQKDEDEGLGPRSNVSLLDQHQHLKEKAEARKESAKEKQLKEEEKILESVAEGRALMSVKEMAKGITYEDPIKTSWKAPRYILSMPKARHERVRKKYHILVEGDGIPAPIKSFREMKFPQAILKGLKKKGIVHPTPIQIQGIPTILSGRDMIGIAFTGSGKTLVFTLPIIMFCLEQEKRLPFCKREGPYGLIICPSRELARQTHGIIEYYCKLLEDEGAPQMRCALCIGGMSVKEQMEVVKHGVHMMVATPGRLMDLLNKKMVSLDICRYLALDEADRMIDMGFEEDIRTIFSYFKGQRQTLLFSATMPKKIQNFAKSALVKPITINVGRAGAASLDVIQEVEYVKEEAKMVYLLECLQKTPPPVLIFAEKKADVDAIHEYLLLKGVEAVAIHGGKDQEERTKAIEAFKEGKKDVLVATDVASKGLDFPAIQHVINYDMPEEIENYVHRIGRTGRSGKTGVATTFINKGCEESVLMDLKALLVEAKQKVPLPLQVLQTGDEAMLDIGGERGCAFCGGLGHRITDCPKLETMQTRQVANISRRDCLANSSMDF